A genomic region of Mitsuaria sp. 7 contains the following coding sequences:
- a CDS encoding patatin-like phospholipase family protein yields MNAAQDPRAPGPGRADDNGTQTHAGSLPTRDDEVLIAEAMALLPSLRHRLLALTRRIDVPPPWDHESLRNEWIRRHPRVGDPLDWAAYEDQRKRLIAARLRWLRAWIHRLADEDAPAALCLSGGGIRSATFSLGVVQGLAAQGVMGDFHYLSSVSGGGYLASLLSAWIRNEALLQQASAAGQSLAEYLSAGLGTREPIRMEGAAHRDARNEVLASLGKVGNAQVEEPRPVRRLRAFSSYLSPMRGISADFLTLLAIYARNLTLNWMVWIPALLCVLVIPRIYLACLQATAPSDDWRKAMAGLAWLLIVWTIAYMASDLPAPPEKRKRDGTGNDPAPGARPAGGSPPTAPPPAKRIEGPSPKYPDDMWQMVLPLFLAALLLTCLIGWEAKGATIRSVWLLWLPARVQLWLNHSALPTEWQVTLLGFLLGGLTQGAASLLGGLGLRKLRAREAGKRPADLWAFFAVMVAGGATGAGLYWLIRWLLTMSPRPEVHAWRLPAELGTPPQDLRLLALWAVPLLMTLFWLGVTVYAGWRRPAGLEDEREWWARAAARWMLPSAVWILGVGLVFYLPGQMLAMAKLQSGEQAAAFGAGTGLLGVLLAAIGFISKQGPAWRQKAETLAGKTGMRMADLLSIAFIVMLLAGLSYSVTAMMRLHEPYLQMQESRIAVDLQAPAFTRMICKGLKAQDPDTRFTLGTTCRPLDCGHADNPCAPWTDRAAHYYVASLLTLDDPGPLCMAMLVAAILALGTSWRIGVNAFSLHSLYGNRLVRAYLAASRRDEDRRPHWFTGFDPQDNLPIHETWPETGAAEDARPRLMHIVNVALNLVKASGSRLEWQDRKAAPFTISPLFSGSRTTGYIPSKVYLRTEHIDGISLGCAMTVSGAAASPNMGYHSSIPLALVMTLFNVRLGLWSPNPTRAKPTGWPQERAEPGLGLTTLFDEAMGNTSSDTAFVNLSDGGHFDNTGLYEMVRRRVRHIVVVDAGADPEYQYDDLLSTVRRIRVDMGIGIEFTTNMPGPLERKRSGAAVARARIRYDHADPQGRHGTLLLIKPALVHDDKDGPWLPLDVRRYAEESRRGTNRFPQQPTSDQFFDESQFESYRMLGLHTVLAAYGPKQGPQAPDSGTPPLGPLGFGAFAAAVGSIAVSPPPPQGPAAEGGQADAAQASALSKLIGGLSDNAQILAAGTLVSVVTVTGVSSIGPPAPPPTGPGTAPPVTGPVTSGDPSVQVNQANIALAEFVTQIRNASTSAVDFSIEVGSAASAASAASGAGRGPVGPPGPSGVVRLNQADIDKLTAAATNTAKAADSADTAASKAEKAAAAAAGAAQAMEGMAGNIADIKRGVTQMPPRSNVRGGEGARQ; encoded by the coding sequence ATGAACGCAGCACAGGACCCTCGCGCACCCGGACCGGGCCGGGCCGACGACAACGGGACGCAGACGCACGCCGGATCGCTGCCGACCAGGGATGATGAAGTCCTGATCGCCGAAGCCATGGCCCTGCTGCCGAGCTTGCGGCACAGGCTGCTCGCGCTGACGCGCCGGATCGACGTGCCGCCGCCGTGGGACCACGAGTCGCTGCGAAACGAGTGGATCCGGCGCCACCCGCGCGTCGGCGATCCGCTGGATTGGGCCGCCTACGAGGATCAGCGCAAGCGGCTCATCGCAGCCCGCCTGCGGTGGCTTCGCGCCTGGATCCATCGCCTCGCCGACGAGGACGCACCGGCGGCGCTCTGCCTGTCGGGCGGCGGCATCCGCAGCGCGACCTTCAGCCTCGGCGTGGTCCAGGGCCTGGCCGCCCAGGGCGTCATGGGCGACTTCCACTATCTTTCCTCGGTCTCGGGCGGCGGCTACCTCGCGAGTCTGCTCTCGGCGTGGATCCGCAACGAGGCGCTGCTGCAACAGGCTAGCGCCGCGGGCCAGAGCCTGGCCGAGTACCTGAGCGCCGGCCTTGGCACGCGGGAACCGATCCGGATGGAGGGCGCGGCCCATCGCGACGCCCGCAACGAGGTGCTGGCCTCTCTCGGCAAGGTCGGCAACGCCCAGGTGGAGGAGCCGCGCCCGGTGCGTCGGCTCCGCGCCTTCAGCAGCTACCTCAGCCCGATGCGCGGTATTTCGGCCGACTTCCTCACGCTGCTGGCGATCTATGCGCGCAACCTCACGCTCAACTGGATGGTGTGGATTCCCGCGCTCCTGTGCGTGCTCGTCATTCCGCGGATCTATCTGGCGTGCCTCCAGGCGACGGCACCCTCCGACGACTGGCGCAAGGCCATGGCGGGCCTGGCCTGGCTGTTGATCGTCTGGACGATCGCCTACATGGCGTCCGACCTGCCCGCGCCGCCAGAGAAGCGCAAGCGCGACGGCACCGGGAACGACCCGGCTCCCGGGGCACGGCCGGCCGGCGGGTCGCCGCCGACAGCGCCCCCGCCGGCCAAGCGGATCGAGGGACCGTCCCCGAAATATCCGGACGACATGTGGCAGATGGTGCTGCCCCTGTTTCTGGCCGCCCTGCTGCTGACCTGTCTCATCGGATGGGAAGCGAAGGGGGCGACGATCCGGTCCGTCTGGCTCCTGTGGCTGCCGGCCCGGGTTCAACTCTGGCTGAACCACAGCGCCCTGCCGACGGAGTGGCAGGTCACGCTGCTCGGTTTCCTGCTGGGCGGCCTCACGCAGGGGGCCGCCTCGCTGCTCGGCGGACTGGGACTCAGGAAGCTGCGCGCGCGGGAGGCGGGCAAGCGCCCTGCGGACCTGTGGGCGTTCTTCGCCGTGATGGTCGCCGGCGGCGCGACCGGCGCCGGCCTGTACTGGCTGATCCGCTGGCTTCTGACGATGTCGCCGCGTCCGGAAGTCCACGCATGGCGGCTGCCCGCGGAGCTCGGCACGCCGCCGCAGGATCTCCGTCTGCTCGCGCTGTGGGCCGTGCCGCTGCTGATGACGCTGTTCTGGCTGGGCGTCACCGTCTACGCCGGCTGGCGTCGACCGGCGGGGCTGGAAGACGAGCGGGAATGGTGGGCGCGGGCCGCCGCGCGCTGGATGCTGCCCTCCGCCGTCTGGATCCTCGGCGTCGGGCTGGTGTTCTATCTGCCGGGCCAGATGCTGGCGATGGCCAAGCTCCAGTCCGGCGAACAGGCGGCCGCGTTCGGCGCCGGCACCGGCCTCCTCGGCGTCCTCCTGGCGGCCATCGGCTTCATCAGCAAGCAAGGGCCCGCCTGGCGCCAGAAGGCGGAGACCCTCGCGGGCAAGACCGGCATGCGGATGGCCGACCTGCTGTCCATCGCGTTCATCGTCATGCTCCTGGCCGGCCTGTCCTATTCGGTCACTGCGATGATGCGCCTGCACGAGCCCTACCTGCAGATGCAGGAATCTCGCATCGCCGTCGATCTGCAGGCGCCGGCCTTCACGCGGATGATCTGCAAGGGCTTGAAGGCGCAGGACCCGGACACCCGTTTCACGCTGGGCACCACCTGCCGTCCGCTCGACTGCGGTCATGCCGACAACCCCTGTGCGCCGTGGACGGACCGCGCAGCCCACTACTACGTCGCCTCGCTGCTGACGCTGGACGATCCGGGACCGCTGTGCATGGCGATGCTCGTCGCCGCCATCCTGGCACTCGGGACTTCGTGGCGCATCGGCGTGAATGCCTTCTCGCTCCACAGTCTCTACGGCAACCGGCTCGTGCGGGCCTATCTGGCGGCGAGTCGACGCGACGAGGATCGCCGCCCGCACTGGTTCACCGGATTCGATCCCCAGGACAACCTGCCCATCCACGAGACCTGGCCGGAGACCGGTGCCGCGGAGGACGCGCGGCCCCGCCTCATGCACATCGTCAACGTGGCCTTGAATCTGGTGAAGGCCTCGGGCAGCCGCCTGGAATGGCAGGACCGCAAGGCGGCGCCCTTCACCATCTCGCCGCTGTTCTCGGGCAGCAGGACCACGGGCTACATCCCTTCCAAGGTCTATCTGCGGACCGAACACATCGACGGCATCAGCCTCGGCTGCGCCATGACGGTGTCCGGGGCCGCGGCGTCGCCCAACATGGGTTATCACAGCTCGATCCCGCTGGCGCTGGTGATGACGCTGTTCAACGTGCGCCTGGGCCTGTGGTCGCCCAATCCGACACGCGCAAAGCCCACGGGCTGGCCCCAGGAGCGCGCAGAGCCCGGACTCGGCTTGACGACGCTGTTCGACGAGGCCATGGGCAACACGTCCTCCGACACCGCTTTCGTGAACCTGTCGGACGGCGGCCATTTCGACAACACGGGGCTCTACGAAATGGTGCGCCGCCGGGTGCGGCACATCGTCGTCGTCGACGCCGGCGCGGACCCCGAGTATCAATACGACGACCTGCTTTCCACGGTGCGCCGCATCCGTGTCGACATGGGCATCGGCATCGAGTTCACGACGAACATGCCGGGGCCGCTGGAGCGCAAGCGATCGGGTGCCGCCGTGGCCCGCGCCCGGATCCGGTACGACCATGCGGACCCGCAGGGCAGGCACGGGACCCTGCTGCTGATCAAGCCCGCGCTGGTGCACGATGACAAGGACGGCCCCTGGCTGCCGCTGGATGTGCGGCGTTATGCCGAAGAGAGTCGACGCGGGACCAACCGCTTTCCACAGCAGCCGACATCGGACCAGTTCTTCGACGAATCCCAGTTCGAGAGCTATCGCATGCTGGGCTTGCACACCGTGCTGGCGGCCTATGGCCCGAAGCAGGGCCCTCAGGCGCCGGACAGCGGCACGCCGCCGCTGGGTCCGCTCGGCTTCGGCGCTTTCGCGGCGGCGGTGGGATCGATCGCGGTCTCCCCCCCGCCGCCGCAGGGGCCTGCGGCCGAAGGCGGTCAGGCCGATGCGGCGCAAGCCTCGGCGCTGAGCAAGCTCATCGGCGGGCTGAGCGACAACGCGCAGATCCTGGCCGCCGGGACCCTGGTGAGCGTCGTCACGGTCACGGGCGTGAGCTCGATCGGTCCGCCCGCCCCGCCTCCGACAGGTCCCGGTACGGCGCCGCCGGTGACCGGCCCGGTCACCTCCGGCGACCCGTCGGTGCAGGTCAACCAGGCCAACATCGCGCTGGCCGAGTTCGTGACCCAGATCCGCAACGCCTCCACGTCGGCGGTGGACTTCTCGATCGAGGTCGGATCGGCGGCCTCGGCGGCCTCGGCGGCGAGCGGTGCGGGCCGGGGTCCCGTCGGCCCTCCGGGACCGAGCGGCGTCGTCAGGCTCAACCAGGCCGATATCGACAAGCTGACCGCCGCCGCGACGAACACCGCCAAGGCGGCGGACAGCGCCGACACGGCCGCATCCAAGGCAGAGAAGGCTGCGGCGGCCGCCGCAGGGGCGGCCCAGGCCATGGAGGGCATGGCCGGCAACATTGCCGACATCAAGCGCGGCGTCACGCAAATGCCGCCGCGGTCCAACGTGCGCGGCGGCGAGGGAGCACGGCAATGA